GAGATCCTGAAGCGGATGCGGGACGACGAGCGGCTCATGCGCGTGCCGGTGGTGGTCATCACCGCGTATGCTCCCTACGCCGACAGCCTGCCCGTCGAACCGGATTTGCTCCTCTTAAAACCGGTGGATATCAATCAATTGAGCAATCTCGTCCAGCGGCTGCAAGCCACACAAGGCGCGCTCGATGAACCCACGCATGATTTTGTCACCGGTTTGTACACGCTCCCGTTCTTCAATGTCCGTATGACGTTCTCGCTCGAGCGGATCAAGCAAAGTTCGTTCCGCCGCTTCGGCGTTCTTTTTGCGGATGTTTCGCCGATGGATGACCTCAAATCCCACCTCAACGAGAACGAGTTGCGTGAGTTCCTGCGGAAACTTGCTGATCAATTCCGGATCACGCTTCGCCCGACGGATACCATGGCCTGGTCTCCCGAGAAGCGCATGTTCCTGACCCTTATCGAAGATATTCCAACCCCTGAAGCGCCCTTGAAGATCGCCGGTCGTTTGAGAGACAGCATGAAGAGATTTCTTGAAACCAACGACCGCGGGCTTGGGCTGCGCGCGAATGTAGGAGTATTGTTATGCGATGCCGATTACGATGATATCAATCAAATCCTCGATGACCTCGACCTGGCTCGTTCCCAATTACGCGCCGGTTTATTTACCAATCCATCCATTTTCGACAGGGAGATGCTTGGTGAACGGCGGTAGTTCGGCAGTGAATATAATGAAAAAGACGGATAGTGTCCAATATCAAAAATAGGAAATGTCGTTGCGAGCCCGATAGGGCGAAGCAATCCCGGATTCCCGGGGAAGATTGCTTCCCTCCGGCAGATTCAGGATAGGCGTCGGGCTGATGCCATCCTCGCAACGACATAATCTGATGTGTCGGATGATAAACACTCCTAAACATGACTCACCCCGAAATTAAGGTTTCGCGGGTGAGTTCGTTCTTAAGAACAAATGGGACGCTGGTAAACGCGGATTTATAATCCCTTTTCCGCATAAATCTGCGCTCGTCCGCGTCCCAAATTAAATTCGGGTTAATTATGTTTTATTCATATGGTCCGAATGTATCCTTGGGTAATGCAGGCGGGCGAATCCACGAGAGCCAGCCGGTCTTTACCGCAGGTGCCATTGGCGCCGGTTTCTCGTACATGACAAGCACAAGGCTTACAGCCAGTCCTGTCGCACCAAGCCATTGGGTAAATATCAATTTTTCCCCAAGCAGCAGATGGCTGAACAGAATGGCAACCAGTAGTTCAGCCAGCCCAAGAAGCGCGGTTTGCATTCCCCCGATCTTTTTCACCCCGAGGAACAACGCCACCCGTGAAAAGACGGTCACGAACGTCAAGCCTACAATTGGAAACCATGGGGCATCCGGCGGCGGAAGGGTCCGGTCAAAGATCAGGTAGGCCGGGACCACAACCGCGCTCATTGACAGAAGGGTATACAACGCAACAGTCGGCGCAGGCACTTCGTACAAAACGCGCTGATTGATGGGCAGGTGCATCGCATAAAGGATTGCCGCACAGATCATCATGGCGACCCCGCCAAGGTCCATGGGCTTATCAGGGACGTTCGTCAGAAAAAGCACGGCGAGCGTTGCAAGCGAGATGCGGAAGATCGTCAATCGGCTCGGCGGTTGATGGTCGAGGATCAACCACATCGCCACAAAAAAAGGGTAAAGCGAATATAACAACTGTCCCATGTTGGCGTTAAGTCTCTCAAGAGCCAGGTAATAGAATAGCGAACCCAATCCATTGATCATCCCGGCGAGTCCGCATCCGATCAAGCCCACAGGGAAAATATAGAGATATCGTCTGTCGAATATCGCAATGAAGAGCAGTAGAATCGTCGCGGCGAATCCTGTGCGCAAGGCGACGACAGTGAATGGGGAATACCCATGCAGGATGGCGAGTTTGCCGAACACCGGAGTTGTTCCGAGAAAGATCGCAGATGTGATTGCCGCTATGATCCCGGCTGTTTGTTTATTTGCCAATCTCGCCAGCCTTTTTGCAATTCGCAGAATTACTTCAACAAGGACCGCACCTCTTCGAGGAATTCATCGTTGAGGAAATCCCCTTTTTGCAGGAGCGCCTGAATATGCCCGCTTAATCTGTTCTTTTCGTCAGCAGTCAATTCCTTTGCGGTTGCAACGATAATGGGTATCGTTGCCGTTTCGGGATGAGCGCGCAGCGCTTCGATAACAGAGTAGCCGTCCATTTCCGGCATCATCAGGTCAAGTACCACAAGATCTGGGAGCTCGCGTTGGATAAGGTCGATGCCGGCACGCCCATTTTCCGCTTCGAGAATCGTAAAGTTCCCTTGTGATTGCAGAATGCGGCGGATCAAGCGCCTTGCTTCAAGAGTGTCTTCGATAATGGCAACTTTGGGGAAACGTTCCGGGGCAACCTGAGTGAGTGCGGAGAGCAATCCCTCTTCCTGCGGCGCCTGGGTTACCGAGGGGAACTTGACATCGCGAGCCCAATTTTCACCCAGGATGCGCTGCTCGGCGGGCATGGTATGCCCCGTGCAGTTGATCACGACTGTCTCGCTCGGTTTGATGACCCCCGCTCGGATCAATTTGAATAACCCTGCAAAAGCGGCTCCAGCGGCGGGTTCCGCTGAGATCCCCTCCATCTTGGCAAGTACGTGCATTGCCCGGAATGCCTCTTCGTCGGTCACGCTTTCGAACACCCCGCCGGTAGAATCGACATGACCTTTGAGAAATTCATATGCGCGTCCCGGATCGCCTGTGGCAAGCGTTTCGATATGTGTCTTGGGCGATGCCACGGGCTCGGCTTTTGCAAGGCCTTTCTTCCAGCTGTAAACCATCGGTGCGCATCCATCCGCCTGGATTGGTGCGAATGCAGGAATGCGGTCGACCCAACCCATTTGCTGCATTTCGCGAAACCCCTTATGCACGCCAAGCGGTCCCATTCCGCCACTGATTGCCTGGACGTACCAATCGGGGGTACGTAACTTTGAGTTTTCTCCAGGTCCGAGGATGTCCGTCAGCTGGTCCGAGATCTCAAAAGCAATTGTTTTCATTGCTTCGATCGAAGTGATCGTTCGGGCACCCATATCCAGATAAAGTTTGCGCTGACGTGCAAATTCTGCCGCGACCTGTTTGCATTGGTCGTATGACCCGGTTATCTTTATGACCTGACTGCCATATAAGGCAATCTCGCGCATCTTGACCGCCGGGACGAGACTTGTAACAAACGCCCAGAGTTTCATCCCGGATCGTGATGCGTAAGCCGAATATGAAATCGCGACATTACCGGTTGATGCGGCGACCATTTCCGTAATTCCCGCCTCTTTCAATGCCGCGATTGTTACTGCTGCCTGCCTGTCTTTGAACGAGGCTGTCGGACCTTGACGTTCATCTTTGATGAAAATGTTCGGACAACCCAGCATCAAACCGAGGTTTCCGGCGCGGATTAACGGAGTGTAGCCTTCACCCAATGAAAGGCTGGTATTTGGGTTGCGCACCGGGAGGAGTTCGCGATATCGCCACAGGTCGAATTGCCTGGTCCTGACTTTGTCCCGAAGGGTTTTACCGAGCAATTCATAATCGTATTCCGCTTCGCGCCATTGACTGCCGCACTTGGGGCATGTGGTGGAAGTTGGGAAATACGGCGCATTATGCCCGCAGTCCAGGCATTTGATGATAAACGTCACGTGGTGCTCCTGTGATGATTCTTCGATCGTGGAATGGCGAATGCGAACAGCGTGCTAGAGCGTTGTGTACCCTGCTATTTGAGCTTGGATTGCATCCGTTCAAGCGAACGCTGGATGGAGGTGAGCAATTCCTTTTCGTTGAATGAACCTTTGGTCAATAGCCTCTGACCGTATTCTTTCAATTGGTTTTTTTGTTCCGGGGTGACATCCATCCCGCTGATGATGATGGCGGGGATGTCTCGAAGTTTGCGATCCGATTGCATCAGTTCGAGGATCTGGAATCCATCCATTTCAGGCATGAACAGGTCCAGGATCACGGCCTGGGGCGGGTTCCCCGATGAAAGGATCGTCCAGCCATTATGACCACCTTCCGCCAGGATCGGTTTATAACGCCCGTCGTCTGTGAGCATTTTACCGATGAGCCGTAGATCGTTCGGGTTATCGTCGATGATCAGTACTTCGCGTATCGTCCCATCGGCGTTGAACCGATCGAGCGAGTTGACAAGGTCTTCTTCCAGAATCGGTTTGACGAGATAATCCGAAGCGCCGAGGTTGTATCCCTTTTCGACGTCTTCCACGATGCTGCAAATGATGACCGGGATGTTGCGGGTGTCCCGGTTCGATTTGAGCGAATCCAATACAGCCCAGCCATCGATCCCAGGCATCATGATATCGAGAGTGATCGCAAATGGCTTGACCTTTCTGGCGGTCTCGACAGCGCGCGCCGGGTCGGTCAACGGCACAACGTGATAACCCTGCGGCTGGAGATAGCGCTCGTACAACCCGATCACCTGCATGTCGTCATCGATGGTCATGATTACCTTGCTGCCATCCAGTTCCGCCTCGATATCCCTGTGATACAAGGGCAGGGTGAAGTAAAAAGTGCTGCCATGGCCTTCCAGGCTGTCGACCCAAATCTCACCTCCGTGCATATTTATCAATTGCTTGGAGATCGACAAGCCCAGGCCTGTGCCGCCGCTTTTGCGCGTGGGTGAAGCATCGACCTGCGAGAACGGCTGGAAGAGTTTTTCCTGGTCCTTGATCGAAATTCCAGGACCCGTATCCCTGACACTGATCCTCACCATGTTCCTGCCCTTCTCCTTGTAAGGACCGACTTCCACTGAAATGGAGCCTTCCTCGGTGAATTTGGCGGCATTGGAAAGAAGGTTGATCATGACCTGGCGGATGCGGATCGCATCGGCGCGGACGGGAGGTGTGGACGGATCGATGTTTTGCCTCAGCTCGATCGGTTTATCCTTGACGATGCCGGTCATGGTGGATAACACACTATGGACAAGGTCGGTAATATTGACTTCGTCGAAGGCTAGTTCCATCTTACCGGCTTCGATCTTGGCGGAATCGAGGATGTCGTTGATCAAGCCCAACAGATGCTGGCCGGAATTGTAAATGGCGGTCAGGTCCTGCTGCATCAGTTCAGTCACGGGACCATCGATCCCTTTCAGGATCACACGTGAAAAACCGATGATCGAATTCAATGGCGTGCGCAATTCGTGGCTCATGTTGGCGAGGAACTGGCTTTTTAACCTGTCCGCCTCCCTCATCTCAAGGACCGCATGCTGAGAAAGTTCGAAAGACCGGGCGTTGTCGATCGCAACGGCTATCTGGTCAGCGAGTGTTTGCAGAACGGATATTTCATCCTCATTGAAGGCATTGACTTCCTGGGATTGAATATCGATCACACCGATGATGCGCGGACCAATGCGAAGAGGGATGGCGGCTTCCGCGCGGGTTTCCGGCAGAAGAGGATCATGAACGTAAAGCGGGTTTTCGGATACATTATTTGCCACGACCACAGATCCGCTCGACGCGACCGAACCGACGATCGATTTATCATCGAGCAACACTTGGTATCCCCGTTTTTTCCTTTCAGCACCCGTATCTCCAGTGGCTTCCTTCAAAATTGCATTAAAACCGGTTTCCTCCACGATGAAGATGGCAGCGTAATAAAACTTGAAACGGTCGGTAAGCAGATTTACCGCCCTGGCAAAAATGGTGTTAAGGTCGAGGGTGGAAGTGACAAGTTTGCCGATCTCTGCCGAAACCGCAAGATATTCATTTCGGCGGCGAATGGCTTCCTCTGCCATTTTTCGCTCAGTAATATCCCGCGCCACCCAGAATACCCTCGACTCGTCCATCTTCGTCAGGTTGGCAAGGAACCAGAACAGCCTGCCTCCAAGATTCAACTCGTATTCGAATGTGATTTTTTCGGACGACGCAAGGGTGTTACGAACCTTATCCAGGAAATTATCAGCCATATCCTGGGGGAAAAGTTCGTGAAACGTCTTCCCCAGTAATTCCTGAGGCGTACGGATAAGGAGAGATGGATTGGTTGGTGCGATCTGCAGATAGCGTCCATCGCGATTAATGACCAACACCACATCTTCCATCGCTGAAAAGAGAGCGCGGAAGTTCGTTTCAGATTGTTCGACCTGTGTGAACAACTGGTTCTTTTGCACCGCAGCCCCGATTTGCGCCACGATCGTTTCGAGGATGCGGAGTTCGTCCTGGGTGACCACACGGGCCGGTTCGGAAAATGCGACACCGATCGTCCCGATCACTTCCTTTTCATCGAGCAGCGGCAGGATCAAAAGATTCTTCGTGCCTCGTTTCAACAAAGGTTCGCGGACAGGCTCAGCCAGGGGGTTATTCTCCACGTCTTTGACGAAAACCGGTTTCCGGGTTCGGATCACCTCTTCGGTTGGAATGTTGCCGTGAATTGGAAGGAGAAGACCGATATCATTCGTTTGTTCGAATGATCGGCTGGCTTCCGCGGCGAGGACCAGGTGCGATTTTTCCTCGTTCATCATCGCAATACCCACGTTCTGGGCGTCGAGGAGACTGACCAGATTATCGGAAACACTTTGAAGTGTGGTTTGCAGGTCTAGCGAACTCGCAACCGCAGAAACCACTTTATTGACGATCGATAATTCCTGGGCGCGCCGTTGAGTTTCCTGAAACAGGCGTGCGTTCTCCAGAGCCAGTGACAGTTGATCGGTCACCTGTCGGATGAGCAACTGTTCGTCGGTGGTGAATGTGCGATTTTGATTTTGATCCACCATTCGCAAGAGCGCCCAATCGTCTTCTCCGAGTTGAATGGTGGTCGAGTATGACGTCTCCGATCCTGATAATGGAGGGAGCGCTTCGGTGCGTAAAGTCAACGCGCCTGTGGAACGGCGCTGCGTCCTTCGGGGAGTGGTGGCAGCTTCGGGGTTTGGCGCAGGAATGGGGGAGGAGTCAGCAGCAGGTTGGCGGGCAACCACCTCGACCTGGGGAGAGGCGGAGGATTCTTCCGGTTTGGGATGAGGCGCTTCTTTATCGCCCCTCGGCTTGGGAGGCTGTTCCCGGGCAGTTTTCTCCGGCTGGATGCCCTTGAATAGGTTATCAAGACGCTTGTTGATTTTCTGTTTCTTTGGCATATTCCATAAGTTCCTGCGCAAGGACACGATATTGAGTGGAGCCGCGCGTGGCGGACTTGTACTGCGTAATGGGCTGACCGGCAATCGGGCTTTCCCGAAGTTTCGTATCGAGTTCGATCACGGTGTTGAAAACACCTGCTCCGAACGTGGAGCGCAATTGTTCATGAATATTCCGATGGGTGCGGTTACGCCTGTCCAGCATTGTGACGAGGATGCGATAGGAAAGGCTCGGGTTATCGGATTCGCGCGTGCGGCGGATGAGACCCATCATATTCCGAAGCGCATACGCCGAAAAATATTCCGCCTGG
This portion of the Anaerolineales bacterium genome encodes:
- a CDS encoding DMT family transporter, with the protein product MANKQTAGIIAAITSAIFLGTTPVFGKLAILHGYSPFTVVALRTGFAATILLLFIAIFDRRYLYIFPVGLIGCGLAGMINGLGSLFYYLALERLNANMGQLLYSLYPFFVAMWLILDHQPPSRLTIFRISLATLAVLFLTNVPDKPMDLGGVAMMICAAILYAMHLPINQRVLYEVPAPTVALYTLLSMSAVVVPAYLIFDRTLPPPDAPWFPIVGLTFVTVFSRVALFLGVKKIGGMQTALLGLAELLVAILFSHLLLGEKLIFTQWLGATGLAVSLVLVMYEKPAPMAPAVKTGWLSWIRPPALPKDTFGPYE
- a CDS encoding response regulator, with translation MKTSLLPQLNKGVTMNKPVALIVEDDRDIVALFRHVLDVAGYQTEIVLDGKDAMDRLGVMRPNIVLLDLQLPRMSGVEILKRMRDDERLMRVPVVVITAYAPYADSLPVEPDLLLLKPVDINQLSNLVQRLQATQGALDEPTHDFVTGLYTLPFFNVRMTFSLERIKQSSFRRFGVLFADVSPMDDLKSHLNENELREFLRKLADQFRITLRPTDTMAWSPEKRMFLTLIEDIPTPEAPLKIAGRLRDSMKRFLETNDRGLGLRANVGVLLCDADYDDINQILDDLDLARSQLRAGLFTNPSIFDREMLGERR
- a CDS encoding pyridoxal-phosphate dependent enzyme, whose product is MTFIIKCLDCGHNAPYFPTSTTCPKCGSQWREAEYDYELLGKTLRDKVRTRQFDLWRYRELLPVRNPNTSLSLGEGYTPLIRAGNLGLMLGCPNIFIKDERQGPTASFKDRQAAVTIAALKEAGITEMVAASTGNVAISYSAYASRSGMKLWAFVTSLVPAVKMREIALYGSQVIKITGSYDQCKQVAAEFARQRKLYLDMGARTITSIEAMKTIAFEISDQLTDILGPGENSKLRTPDWYVQAISGGMGPLGVHKGFREMQQMGWVDRIPAFAPIQADGCAPMVYSWKKGLAKAEPVASPKTHIETLATGDPGRAYEFLKGHVDSTGGVFESVTDEEAFRAMHVLAKMEGISAEPAAGAAFAGLFKLIRAGVIKPSETVVINCTGHTMPAEQRILGENWARDVKFPSVTQAPQEEGLLSALTQVAPERFPKVAIIEDTLEARRLIRRILQSQGNFTILEAENGRAGIDLIQRELPDLVVLDLMMPEMDGYSVIEALRAHPETATIPIIVATAKELTADEKNRLSGHIQALLQKGDFLNDEFLEEVRSLLK
- a CDS encoding GAF domain-containing protein → MPKKQKINKRLDNLFKGIQPEKTAREQPPKPRGDKEAPHPKPEESSASPQVEVVARQPAADSSPIPAPNPEAATTPRRTQRRSTGALTLRTEALPPLSGSETSYSTTIQLGEDDWALLRMVDQNQNRTFTTDEQLLIRQVTDQLSLALENARLFQETQRRAQELSIVNKVVSAVASSLDLQTTLQSVSDNLVSLLDAQNVGIAMMNEEKSHLVLAAEASRSFEQTNDIGLLLPIHGNIPTEEVIRTRKPVFVKDVENNPLAEPVREPLLKRGTKNLLILPLLDEKEVIGTIGVAFSEPARVVTQDELRILETIVAQIGAAVQKNQLFTQVEQSETNFRALFSAMEDVVLVINRDGRYLQIAPTNPSLLIRTPQELLGKTFHELFPQDMADNFLDKVRNTLASSEKITFEYELNLGGRLFWFLANLTKMDESRVFWVARDITERKMAEEAIRRRNEYLAVSAEIGKLVTSTLDLNTIFARAVNLLTDRFKFYYAAIFIVEETGFNAILKEATGDTGAERKKRGYQVLLDDKSIVGSVASSGSVVVANNVSENPLYVHDPLLPETRAEAAIPLRIGPRIIGVIDIQSQEVNAFNEDEISVLQTLADQIAVAIDNARSFELSQHAVLEMREADRLKSQFLANMSHELRTPLNSIIGFSRVILKGIDGPVTELMQQDLTAIYNSGQHLLGLINDILDSAKIEAGKMELAFDEVNITDLVHSVLSTMTGIVKDKPIELRQNIDPSTPPVRADAIRIRQVMINLLSNAAKFTEEGSISVEVGPYKEKGRNMVRISVRDTGPGISIKDQEKLFQPFSQVDASPTRKSGGTGLGLSISKQLINMHGGEIWVDSLEGHGSTFYFTLPLYHRDIEAELDGSKVIMTIDDDMQVIGLYERYLQPQGYHVVPLTDPARAVETARKVKPFAITLDIMMPGIDGWAVLDSLKSNRDTRNIPVIICSIVEDVEKGYNLGASDYLVKPILEEDLVNSLDRFNADGTIREVLIIDDNPNDLRLIGKMLTDDGRYKPILAEGGHNGWTILSSGNPPQAVILDLFMPEMDGFQILELMQSDRKLRDIPAIIISGMDVTPEQKNQLKEYGQRLLTKGSFNEKELLTSIQRSLERMQSKLK